Proteins from a genomic interval of Orbaceae bacterium lpD02:
- the uvrC gene encoding excinuclease ABC subunit UvrC has protein sequence MKQKSFDSVSFLKTVPHKPGIYQMFNDKNVIIYVGKAKDLNNRLKSYFNSSVKTLKTDLLVSHIDHVEFTLTNTETEALLLEQTYIKKYQPRYNVLLKDDKSYPFIKISKERHPQLSLYRGSINRKQDEFFGPYPSSYAVKQILALMQKTFPIRQCTNATYANRSRPCLQYQIKRCLGPCVAGLVTDEEYNEQVNYVRLFLQNQSDQVVTKITSDMLKASEKLEFEKAAKLRNQLQAINKIKEEQAIYNNNDNLDTIGFHYQSGIACVYVLFIRNGQTFGHRAYYPKIPSNTELEEVIETFLGQFYLQGNANRNIPKKILLNYSLSDKKSLEDSLSLVATHQVKIIDEPKGNNLKLLNIAIDNAQKEVKNKLLQSSTIKQRYTALCEFLGIKQITRMECFDISHFMGKNTVASCVVFDDKGPVKSEFRRYNITGITGGDDYAAMEQVLTRRYDKKRLPEDKIPDIIFIDGGKGQLNQALQVFNALNVEWNKNHPILIGVAKGSERKEGLETLFFEAHGKGYYLDSHSPALLLIQQIRNASHNHAIVGQRNKNAKQLTDSALEHIEGIGAKRRQALLKHFGGLRELKSATIDEIAQVQGISKPLAEKIYNNLQQ, from the coding sequence ATGAAACAAAAGAGTTTTGACTCAGTCTCATTTTTAAAAACGGTCCCTCATAAGCCAGGGATTTATCAAATGTTTAATGACAAAAATGTTATTATTTATGTTGGTAAAGCCAAGGATCTAAATAATCGCCTAAAAAGTTATTTCAATAGCAGTGTAAAAACCTTAAAAACCGATCTATTAGTCAGTCATATTGACCATGTCGAGTTCACTTTAACGAATACCGAAACAGAAGCATTATTACTTGAACAAACTTATATAAAAAAATATCAGCCACGCTATAATGTATTGCTAAAAGATGATAAAAGTTATCCATTTATCAAAATAAGTAAAGAAAGGCATCCTCAACTATCACTCTATCGTGGCTCAATTAATCGCAAACAAGATGAGTTTTTTGGTCCCTATCCTAGTTCTTATGCGGTTAAACAAATTTTAGCCTTGATGCAAAAAACCTTTCCAATCCGTCAATGTACGAATGCGACTTATGCAAATCGTAGTAGACCTTGTTTACAATACCAGATAAAACGCTGCCTCGGCCCTTGCGTTGCAGGACTTGTGACTGATGAAGAATATAACGAGCAAGTCAACTATGTTAGATTGTTTTTACAAAACCAATCAGATCAAGTGGTCACAAAAATAACCAGCGATATGCTAAAAGCGAGTGAGAAGTTGGAATTTGAAAAAGCGGCTAAATTGCGCAATCAGCTGCAAGCGATTAATAAAATAAAAGAAGAGCAAGCTATTTATAACAATAATGATAATTTAGACACCATCGGTTTTCATTATCAGTCAGGCATTGCTTGTGTATATGTCCTGTTTATTCGTAATGGGCAGACATTTGGTCATAGGGCATATTACCCTAAAATTCCATCAAATACAGAGCTTGAAGAGGTTATTGAAACATTTTTAGGTCAATTTTACTTACAAGGTAATGCCAACCGCAATATACCTAAAAAGATTTTATTAAATTATTCACTATCTGATAAAAAATCGCTGGAAGATAGCTTGTCACTTGTCGCAACTCATCAAGTCAAAATTATTGATGAGCCAAAAGGAAATAACTTAAAATTACTTAATATTGCGATTGATAATGCGCAAAAAGAGGTAAAAAACAAGTTATTACAAAGTTCAACGATTAAGCAACGTTATACTGCACTCTGTGAATTTTTAGGTATCAAACAGATTACGCGAATGGAGTGTTTTGATATTAGCCATTTTATGGGTAAAAATACCGTAGCATCATGCGTTGTATTTGATGATAAAGGACCAGTTAAATCCGAATTTCGCCGCTATAACATTACAGGAATCACTGGCGGTGATGATTATGCTGCGATGGAACAAGTATTAACCCGGCGTTATGATAAAAAGCGACTTCCTGAAGACAAAATTCCCGATATTATTTTTATTGATGGCGGTAAAGGTCAGCTCAATCAAGCGCTACAAGTTTTTAACGCATTAAATGTCGAGTGGAATAAAAATCACCCTATTTTAATTGGCGTTGCTAAAGGCTCTGAACGTAAAGAAGGACTTGAAACACTCTTTTTTGAAGCTCACGGTAAAGGCTACTATCTTGACTCTCACTCACCCGCGCTATTGCTTATTCAACAAATACGTAATGCCTCGCATAATCATGCTATTGTAGGGCAAAGGAATAAAAATGCTAAGCAGCTGACAGATAGTGCATTGGAACATATTGAAGGAATAGGTGCCAAGCGACGCCAAGCATTACTCAAACACTTTGGTGGACTACGTGAGCTAAAAAGTGCCACTATCGATGAAATTGCGCAAGTACAAGGTATATCAAAACCATTAGCAGAAAAAATTTACAATAACTTACAGCAATAA
- a CDS encoding heavy metal sensor histidine kinase: MIARLRYSLTFRLALMFSLSALAVLLLLGFAVLYVVNQHFISQDRMMLEAQSQHIAQSLHQVDTLSQVSIQLGHTVSENAHSEHGFIIVVANAAGDVLFNSSPTQNLSALALPSKTLGAKLSTLHQNDISYRILTQPMTIANQKAIVLVALNINHHQTFLTAFKTSMWISIAVAALIMGLLACIVAQKGLKPLHLLMAQTEQITINNLSRPLPMNSAYLEISQLTATFNAMLDRLNNSFQRLVGFSSDLAHELRTPLSTMKMQNQVILSRSRTVEEYQQALHDNAQALDQMTRMVTDMLFLAKSDNGLICPEETSFALHDEINTLLDFHDYLAQEKNITLHLSGQGKLHGDKSLLQRALSNLIANAINYGDEHSTIEIKIIEETDQTQITITNQGETIDAKHLPHLFERFYRTDSSRTNNSEGAGLGLAITAAIIAAHQGKITVSSEQRQTCFTLRLKNKHTTS, encoded by the coding sequence ATGATTGCTCGACTAAGATACTCGCTCACCTTTCGTCTTGCTCTAATGTTCTCACTGTCGGCCCTTGCTGTATTGTTACTGCTCGGTTTTGCAGTACTCTACGTGGTCAACCAACACTTCATTTCACAAGATCGTATGATGCTTGAAGCGCAATCGCAGCATATTGCACAATCACTTCACCAAGTAGATACACTCTCTCAAGTTTCAATACAATTAGGTCATACCGTTTCAGAAAATGCTCACAGTGAGCATGGTTTTATTATCGTTGTGGCAAATGCGGCTGGTGATGTGTTATTTAATAGCTCACCGACACAAAATCTCTCTGCACTGGCCTTGCCATCTAAAACACTTGGCGCCAAACTGAGCACATTACATCAAAACGATATTAGCTATCGCATACTCACCCAACCAATGACGATTGCAAATCAAAAAGCAATCGTTCTGGTTGCCTTAAATATTAATCATCATCAAACATTTTTAACTGCATTTAAGACCTCAATGTGGATAAGTATCGCCGTTGCAGCCTTAATTATGGGGTTACTTGCTTGTATCGTAGCACAAAAAGGTCTAAAACCATTGCATCTATTGATGGCACAAACAGAACAAATCACCATCAATAATTTATCGCGCCCCCTGCCCATGAATTCGGCTTACTTAGAAATTTCCCAATTAACAGCAACCTTTAATGCGATGCTTGATCGATTAAATAACTCATTCCAGCGACTCGTCGGATTTTCATCAGACTTAGCGCATGAATTACGAACACCACTGAGTACGATGAAAATGCAAAATCAAGTCATCCTATCCCGATCACGTACGGTTGAAGAATATCAGCAAGCATTACACGACAATGCACAAGCCCTTGACCAAATGACCCGAATGGTCACTGATATGCTTTTTTTAGCCAAGTCAGATAATGGTCTCATTTGTCCTGAAGAGACCTCTTTCGCCCTACATGATGAAATCAACACCCTGCTTGATTTTCATGATTACCTTGCTCAAGAAAAGAACATCACACTACACTTATCTGGTCAAGGCAAACTCCATGGCGATAAATCTTTATTACAACGCGCATTGAGCAATCTTATCGCCAATGCAATTAATTACGGCGATGAGCACTCCACCATTGAGATTAAAATAATAGAAGAAACAGATCAGACACAAATCACCATCACCAATCAGGGAGAGACGATAGATGCCAAACATCTACCGCATCTATTTGAACGCTTTTACCGTACCGACAGCTCAAGAACCAATAATAGTGAGGGAGCTGGCTTAGGCCTTGCAATTACAGCAGCCATTATTGCAGCGCACCAAGGAAAAATAACTGTATCATCTGAGCAACGCCAGACATGCTTTACGCTACGCCTTAAAAACAAACACACAACAAGTTAA
- the pgsA gene encoding CDP-diacylglycerol--glycerol-3-phosphate 3-phosphatidyltransferase, with the protein MKLNIPIYLTLFRVILIPFFVLAFYLPSEWSAFFTALIFLVAALTDMLDGYLARRLGQTTRFGAFLDPVADKIMVTIALVIATEHYDAWWITIPAIIMISREIIISALREWMAEIGKRKSVAVSIIGKIKTIAQMTALTWLLWRPCDLVIYAGVIALYIAVILTLWSMFQYLWHAHGDLLDDLE; encoded by the coding sequence ATGAAACTCAATATACCAATCTATTTAACTTTATTTCGAGTCATTCTTATCCCATTTTTTGTATTAGCTTTTTATTTGCCATCAGAATGGTCAGCTTTTTTTACTGCTCTTATTTTTTTAGTTGCCGCCTTAACCGACATGCTTGACGGTTATTTAGCAAGACGCCTTGGTCAAACCACTCGCTTCGGTGCATTTTTAGATCCTGTCGCTGACAAAATAATGGTAACCATTGCGCTAGTTATTGCAACTGAGCATTATGATGCTTGGTGGATCACGATTCCGGCCATTATTATGATTTCGCGTGAAATAATTATTTCAGCTTTACGAGAATGGATGGCTGAAATTGGTAAACGAAAAAGTGTTGCGGTATCGATAATTGGTAAAATAAAAACGATTGCACAAATGACCGCCTTAACTTGGCTACTTTGGCGCCCTTGCGACTTAGTGATTTATGCAGGTGTTATTGCACTCTATATTGCCGTCATTTTAACATTATGGTCAATGTTCCAATATCTCTGGCATGCTCATGGCGACCTATTAGATGACCTTGAATGA
- the artQ gene encoding arginine ABC transporter permease ArtQ, with amino-acid sequence MFDWLNYFLPLLEATKTTLFLAVISLVMGLLLAFLFTILESWRCKPIAWLTSTIVTIIRSLPEILVVIAIYNGIPFLLIFLADNVLAGGLDLSIPLGFTEFNLHLEITNFDISPILCGIIALSLLYAAYASQTLRGAFKAIPVGQKQAAEILGLSKSRTLLHIIMPQIWRHALPGLGNQWLVLLKDTALVSLITVNDIMMQTRSIIANTHNPFTWYLIAAAIYLIISLISQRLLQILETKALYFETTSTVAKK; translated from the coding sequence ATGTTTGATTGGTTAAATTATTTTTTACCACTATTAGAAGCAACAAAAACAACCCTTTTTCTGGCAGTAATATCACTAGTAATGGGTTTGTTACTTGCATTTTTATTTACCATACTTGAATCATGGCGATGCAAGCCTATTGCATGGCTAACATCGACAATAGTTACGATTATTCGATCATTACCTGAAATACTGGTTGTTATTGCTATTTATAATGGTATTCCGTTTTTACTGATTTTTTTAGCGGATAACGTGCTAGCGGGTGGACTTGATTTGTCGATCCCATTAGGCTTTACTGAATTTAATTTGCATTTAGAAATCACTAATTTTGATATTAGTCCTATTTTATGTGGAATTATTGCCCTATCCTTGCTCTATGCTGCCTATGCATCACAAACTTTACGTGGCGCATTTAAAGCTATTCCCGTTGGACAAAAACAAGCGGCAGAAATCTTGGGGCTCAGCAAATCGCGTACTTTACTTCATATTATTATGCCTCAAATTTGGCGACATGCACTGCCTGGGCTGGGTAATCAATGGTTGGTTTTATTAAAAGATACCGCCTTAGTCTCCTTAATCACGGTCAATGATATTATGATGCAAACACGTAGCATCATAGCAAACACACATAATCCCTTCACTTGGTATTTAATTGCTGCTGCTATTTATTTAATAATATCGTTAATTAGCCAAAGACTACTACAAATACTAGAAACAAAAGCGCTTTATTTTGAAACGACTTCAACTGTGGCGAAAAAATAA
- the artM gene encoding arginine ABC transporter permease ArtM, with amino-acid sequence MSDKFFYYLSVLAKGLPVTLSLSFAGIITACLIAIILSVSLTTTKKWYITKPIKTYVVLFTGTPLLVQLFIIYYGPSQFTFISEHLPTLWNIISQPWFCAYVALTLNSAAYTTQIFAGAIKAVPQGQWQACIALGMNKRQSLKVILPYALKRALSTYSNEIIFVVKGTALTSTITLMDIMGYNQYLYGTYYEFSIFVLTGCIYLLINGLLSIMMRLVEKRALAFENLEH; translated from the coding sequence ATGTCAGATAAATTCTTCTACTATTTATCAGTCCTAGCAAAAGGATTACCGGTTACCCTTTCATTAAGCTTTGCGGGTATTATAACCGCATGTTTAATCGCCATAATCCTATCCGTCTCACTTACGACGACTAAAAAATGGTATATCACTAAACCAATTAAAACGTATGTGGTACTGTTTACGGGTACGCCATTACTTGTTCAGCTGTTTATTATCTATTATGGTCCTTCGCAATTTACGTTTATCAGCGAACATTTACCAACCTTATGGAACATTATTTCTCAGCCTTGGTTTTGTGCTTATGTTGCCTTAACATTAAATAGTGCAGCATATACTACACAGATATTTGCTGGTGCAATTAAAGCTGTACCACAAGGCCAATGGCAAGCGTGTATCGCGCTGGGAATGAATAAAAGACAATCATTAAAAGTCATTTTGCCTTATGCTTTAAAGCGTGCTTTATCAACCTATTCAAATGAGATCATTTTTGTCGTTAAAGGGACAGCCTTGACATCAACCATCACATTAATGGATATTATGGGGTATAATCAATATCTCTATGGTACTTACTATGAATTTTCAATATTTGTCCTGACAGGTTGTATTTACCTCTTGATAAATGGTTTGTTAAGCATCATGATGCGATTGGTAGAGAAACGGGCTCTGGCATTTGAGAATCTTGAACATTAA
- a CDS encoding heavy metal response regulator transcription factor: protein MKLLIVEDNQKMADYLKQGLTESGYIVDLLHNGVDGLHSALTEDYDLIILDIMLPKLDGLAILKTVRHAGKQMPILLLSARDRVSDRVQGLEMGADDYLIKPFDFTELLARIRTLLRRSTLNITDSDTLKVADLTLDIKRRYVMRGELRIDLTAKEFALLELLIRRQGEVLSRSLIASQVWDMNFDSDTNVIDVAMRRLRSKIDDNYDNKLIHTIRGMGYVLEDKQ from the coding sequence ATGAAATTACTTATTGTCGAAGATAATCAAAAAATGGCCGATTACTTAAAACAAGGCTTAACAGAATCGGGCTATATTGTGGATTTACTGCATAATGGGGTGGATGGGCTGCACAGTGCTTTAACAGAAGATTATGATCTGATTATTCTGGACATTATGTTGCCCAAACTCGATGGACTGGCTATTTTAAAGACCGTCAGACATGCAGGAAAACAAATGCCCATTCTCTTGCTTTCAGCACGAGATCGAGTATCAGACAGGGTTCAAGGGTTAGAGATGGGGGCAGATGACTACCTCATCAAACCATTTGACTTTACAGAATTGCTCGCACGAATTCGTACCTTATTACGCCGATCAACCCTTAACATCACCGATTCAGACACCCTCAAAGTTGCCGACTTAACACTGGATATTAAACGCCGTTATGTCATGCGCGGAGAATTACGCATTGATTTAACAGCAAAAGAGTTTGCCTTACTTGAATTACTAATACGCCGTCAAGGCGAAGTGTTATCACGCTCTTTAATTGCTTCGCAAGTCTGGGATATGAATTTTGATAGTGACACCAACGTGATTGATGTGGCAATGCGACGCCTACGCAGTAAAATTGATGATAACTATGATAATAAATTAATTCATACGATCCGTGGTATGGGCTATGTGCTTGAGGATAAACAGTAA
- a CDS encoding tyrosine-type recombinase/integrase encodes MALSDALVKHCKPKLKAYTLKDIEGLALFVSPSGSKSWHFRFTLGGKRQRISLGLYPDIGLAEARLCCQSNRALVKQGVSPVSTETNSLVLAAMPLGANVPTSSDASVASDNKPIPVVCSSVESFAAFSVRWKLFKFRKLGLDKTDKRQSTAVQIERYLRKDMLPVLGELPMDRIGKADVLKVLRGIEARGALSIAEKCRGWLFELFQHAQAEGLIGCNPAAEMAVLALPKHPTQHNPFLRQEDLPAFLIKLAAYQGAIQTKLGIYLLLLTGVRTGELRQATPAQFDLEKGLWCIPAEQVKQLQRSVRHNGGIPPYVVPLSKQAISVVKELLSLMYPWQPFLLCHRSYPKLPISENTLNCGLKRLGYDGRLTGHGIRATLSTALNELDYPKQWIEAQLSHSDKDQIRSSYNHAQYIEQRRKMMQDWADRLDEWQRVGFAQVQGKAS; translated from the coding sequence ATGGCCCTGTCTGATGCCTTAGTAAAACATTGTAAACCCAAACTAAAAGCTTATACCTTAAAAGATATTGAGGGGTTAGCCTTATTTGTCTCTCCCTCAGGATCTAAATCATGGCATTTTCGATTTACGCTTGGGGGAAAACGTCAACGTATTTCATTAGGATTATACCCTGATATCGGGCTTGCTGAAGCAAGGCTGTGTTGTCAATCTAACCGCGCATTAGTTAAGCAAGGCGTATCGCCCGTTTCTACAGAGACCAATTCATTAGTTTTGGCCGCTATGCCATTAGGCGCTAATGTCCCGACTAGTAGCGACGCATCAGTTGCTTCTGATAATAAGCCAATACCCGTTGTTTGCTCCTCCGTAGAATCATTTGCTGCCTTTAGTGTGCGTTGGAAATTATTTAAGTTTCGTAAACTGGGATTAGATAAGACCGATAAACGACAAAGTACTGCCGTACAAATTGAACGGTATTTGCGTAAAGATATGCTGCCCGTGTTAGGTGAGTTGCCAATGGATCGAATTGGTAAGGCGGATGTGCTTAAGGTGTTACGGGGTATTGAGGCACGAGGAGCCTTGTCGATTGCGGAGAAGTGCCGTGGTTGGTTGTTTGAGTTGTTTCAGCATGCGCAGGCTGAGGGGTTGATTGGGTGTAATCCAGCAGCGGAGATGGCGGTATTGGCGTTACCTAAACACCCAACCCAACATAATCCGTTTTTACGGCAAGAAGACCTACCTGCCTTTTTGATAAAACTGGCAGCCTATCAGGGCGCAATCCAAACCAAGTTAGGCATTTATTTATTATTACTCACCGGTGTACGTACGGGGGAGTTACGCCAGGCAACTCCCGCACAGTTTGATTTGGAGAAAGGTCTTTGGTGTATACCCGCAGAGCAGGTAAAGCAGTTGCAACGCTCAGTAAGGCATAATGGAGGTATTCCGCCTTATGTGGTGCCGTTATCTAAGCAAGCCATTAGTGTTGTTAAGGAGTTGCTGTCGTTGATGTATCCTTGGCAGCCTTTTTTACTCTGTCATCGCTCCTACCCTAAGTTGCCGATTAGTGAGAATACACTGAATTGTGGGTTAAAGCGATTAGGTTATGACGGTCGTTTAACGGGGCATGGTATTCGGGCGACGTTGTCTACAGCACTGAATGAGTTGGATTATCCTAAGCAGTGGATTGAGGCGCAGTTGTCACATTCAGATAAGGATCAGATACGCTCTTCTTATAATCATGCTCAGTATATTGAACAACGTAGAAAAATGATGCAGGATTGGGCTGATCGGTTAGATGAGTGGCAACGAGTTGGGTTTGCGCAAGTGCAGGGTAAGGCGAGTTAG
- a CDS encoding transporter substrate-binding domain-containing protein: MKKILLTVALASAVFTASAKNITFGLEATYAPYEFFDEKNQLIGFDIDIANKICEQLQYTCKFTNQSFDSLIPSLKTRRIDAAISGIDVTPARQEQVDFTDFYYTDNAATFTVNKDSFKTIDELKGKRVGIQNGTTHQKYLMQKHPEIEVINYDSYEYAILDLKAGRINATLSDSAVADDWLKNNPTLVQLDEKVTDPDFFGSGLAIAVRKGNVELLTQLNQALMQMKADGSYDAIYQKWFAKK, from the coding sequence ATGAAAAAAATTTTACTAACTGTGGCATTAGCCAGCGCTGTATTTACTGCCTCAGCCAAAAATATTACGTTTGGTTTAGAAGCAACTTATGCGCCTTATGAATTTTTTGATGAAAAGAATCAACTTATTGGTTTTGATATTGATATCGCCAATAAAATCTGTGAACAATTACAATATACCTGTAAATTTACTAATCAATCTTTTGATAGCTTAATTCCGAGTTTAAAAACCCGCCGAATTGATGCTGCTATTTCGGGTATAGACGTCACACCTGCACGCCAAGAACAAGTTGATTTTACCGATTTTTATTACACTGATAATGCTGCTACATTTACGGTAAATAAAGATAGCTTTAAAACAATTGATGAACTTAAGGGTAAACGTGTTGGGATCCAAAATGGAACCACCCATCAAAAATACCTAATGCAAAAACATCCTGAAATCGAAGTGATTAATTATGATAGCTATGAATATGCTATTTTAGATCTTAAGGCTGGAAGAATTAATGCTACGCTTAGCGATTCAGCTGTTGCTGATGATTGGTTAAAAAACAATCCAACGTTAGTTCAACTTGATGAAAAAGTAACAGATCCTGATTTTTTTGGTTCGGGATTAGCGATTGCGGTTCGTAAAGGTAATGTTGAACTTTTGACACAACTTAACCAAGCGTTAATGCAAATGAAAGCCGACGGTAGCTATGATGCGATTTACCAAAAATGGTTTGCCAAGAAGTAG
- the artP gene encoding arginine ABC transporter ATP-binding protein ArtP, with the protein MNIKLDHINCFYGSHQALCNISFSYPLGETIVLLGPSGAGKSSLLKVFNLLEVPASGTMTIADIAFDFAQKPAEQAVKKLRTNVGMVFQNYNLWPHLTVLDNLIEAPCQVLNMPKIDAINKAHKILSRLQLDMMSDRYPLHLSGGQQQRVAIARALMMEPKILLFDEPTAALDPEITSQVAEIINELSDTGITQIIVTHEVDFAKKVASQVIYMEKGEIIEQGDKSCFIHPISKQFQLYLSH; encoded by the coding sequence ATGAACATCAAATTAGACCATATTAATTGTTTTTATGGCTCACATCAGGCTTTATGTAATATCTCATTTAGCTATCCATTAGGTGAAACAATCGTACTACTGGGACCCAGTGGCGCGGGTAAAAGCTCGCTATTAAAAGTGTTTAATCTGCTTGAAGTGCCCGCCTCTGGCACAATGACAATCGCTGATATTGCCTTCGATTTTGCGCAAAAACCAGCCGAGCAAGCAGTTAAAAAATTACGCACAAATGTTGGTATGGTTTTTCAAAATTACAACTTATGGCCGCACCTTACTGTTTTGGATAATTTGATTGAAGCACCCTGCCAAGTATTAAATATGCCGAAGATAGACGCTATCAATAAAGCGCATAAAATTTTATCAAGATTACAGCTAGATATGATGAGTGATCGCTACCCTCTTCATTTATCTGGCGGTCAGCAGCAGCGAGTTGCAATTGCAAGGGCATTAATGATGGAACCAAAAATTTTATTATTTGATGAACCTACTGCGGCATTAGATCCAGAGATAACATCACAAGTAGCTGAAATTATTAACGAACTTTCAGATACAGGGATTACTCAAATTATTGTGACTCACGAAGTTGACTTTGCTAAGAAAGTTGCCTCACAAGTCATTTATATGGAGAAAGGCGAAATTATTGAACAAGGTGATAAGTCTTGTTTTATTCACCCTATTTCCAAACAATTTCAACTATATTTATCTCATTAA
- a CDS encoding ankyrin repeat domain-containing protein, translating to MGMIKKLSKKQLCLLIIIVLAVGTGLTNYTIQYYKKQVALEYKEKGKKLIQAVKYGTLEQVKEAIADGADINYIENQRFAAIVSATLRGDLSIVKWLVENGADIHRTFGTFDLVIFAVKQPNIEVLKYLLEQNINVNVTNLIRVNPLSMSIQQQRLDYIKLLFAHGYDIKKEYYPALYSVELPDSQITQYLLSQGLNKDIKFSENSNLLIAAASAGSLANVQLLVNEGIAVDEADDYGLTPLIVAAATGHTDIVDYLIQQGASVNRQTSYGNTPLIAATNQDDLNAVRLLLAAGAKVDITNREGMTALAFAIDGKHYAIKALLLAQGASLETALSALDKQHQYVANNYPPKVKESYQKYYPKDWKPFDPSQCKNPKDPFVYYAENRAVIRTKNSDYYSDFWLGESYQAAPLPTPIDDSAPAGCYENPKQTTNFFSSDYEPNFSYGEGSSPNTVIYLTAEEKNKRCEYVPFSTLRCYTNPSSSQYAYRVDRAIYNLPMNQPFVIGCEEPGFSNTKCFVVYKRGRDRFYYIVNPDNRRYFFNTPAQTIKEIIKEDKEIQSRREARLIRNYPWRD from the coding sequence ATGGGCATGATAAAAAAGCTCTCTAAAAAACAACTGTGCTTGCTCATTATTATAGTACTTGCAGTCGGTACAGGATTAACGAACTACACTATTCAATATTATAAAAAACAGGTAGCACTTGAATATAAAGAGAAAGGGAAAAAGTTAATCCAAGCAGTTAAATACGGCACTTTAGAACAAGTTAAAGAGGCTATTGCTGATGGAGCTGATATTAACTATATTGAAAATCAACGCTTTGCTGCTATTGTTTCAGCAACACTCAGAGGCGATTTATCAATCGTTAAGTGGCTCGTTGAAAATGGTGCCGATATTCATCGTACTTTTGGTACCTTTGACCTTGTTATTTTTGCTGTTAAACAACCCAATATTGAGGTGTTAAAGTACTTATTAGAGCAAAATATCAATGTTAATGTAACTAATCTGATACGTGTTAATCCTTTAAGCATGTCTATTCAGCAGCAGCGATTGGATTATATTAAACTATTATTTGCTCATGGTTATGATATTAAAAAAGAATATTATCCCGCTTTGTATAGCGTAGAGCTACCTGATAGCCAAATCACTCAGTATTTATTATCTCAGGGGCTCAACAAAGATATTAAATTTAGCGAAAATAGCAACTTATTAATTGCAGCGGCTTCTGCGGGTAGCTTAGCGAATGTGCAGCTACTGGTGAATGAAGGCATAGCGGTTGATGAGGCGGATGATTATGGTTTAACACCATTAATTGTTGCAGCCGCAACAGGACATACTGATATTGTTGATTACTTGATTCAGCAAGGTGCTAGTGTCAACAGGCAAACATCTTATGGCAATACGCCTTTAATTGCTGCGACGAATCAGGATGATCTAAACGCAGTACGTTTACTCTTAGCCGCCGGAGCTAAGGTTGATATAACAAACCGCGAGGGAATGACCGCCTTAGCTTTTGCAATAGATGGTAAACATTATGCTATTAAAGCCTTATTACTTGCACAAGGTGCTTCTTTAGAGACGGCTTTGAGCGCACTTGATAAGCAACATCAATATGTGGCGAATAACTATCCACCTAAAGTGAAAGAAAGTTATCAAAAATACTACCCTAAAGATTGGAAACCTTTTGATCCCAGTCAGTGTAAGAATCCTAAAGATCCTTTTGTCTATTACGCTGAAAATCGCGCAGTCATTAGAACTAAAAACTCTGATTATTATAGTGATTTTTGGTTAGGTGAGAGCTATCAGGCAGCACCATTGCCTACCCCTATTGATGACAGTGCCCCAGCGGGTTGTTATGAAAATCCAAAGCAAACAACAAATTTTTTTTCATCCGACTATGAACCTAATTTTTCTTATGGTGAGGGCTCCTCTCCTAATACGGTTATTTATTTAACCGCAGAAGAAAAAAATAAACGTTGCGAGTATGTCCCTTTTAGCACATTACGTTGCTACACTAATCCTAGTTCTAGTCAGTATGCTTATCGAGTGGACAGAGCTATTTATAATTTACCGATGAATCAGCCTTTTGTGATTGGTTGTGAGGAGCCAGGGTTTTCAAATACAAAGTGTTTTGTAGTTTATAAAAGAGGTAGGGATCGTTTCTACTATATAGTTAATCCTGATAATCGCCGTTATTTTTTTAACACGCCAGCACAGACAATAAAAGAGATTATTAAAGAAGATAAAGAAATTCAATCAAGAAGAGAAGCAAGGTTAATAAGAAATTACCCTTGGAGAGATTAA